TTGTTGTGTTCCTCATACGCCCACAGTTCCATAGATCTGCTCCTGATAGATCGGCATCCTCTCCAGTTCGAGGATACCGCGTTTTATCTCCATTGGGAGATACTTTTGAGCCCTCAGTCTCTCCTTAAGATACTCGAATGCCTTCCAAGGATCGACGTCATTGCCGCACGTGAAAAGGTCAACGGCGGCGTATCCATATTCAGGCCAGGTATGTATGGCAAGGTGAGACTCTGCTATCACCACAACTCCGCTAACCCCGTGAGGGGAAAAGGCGTGAAATACATCCTTTAGGATGGTGGCACCCGTTCGCCTTGCAGCCTCGAGCATGTACCGTCGGATCAGATCCAGGTCATTGAGAATTGTTCTATCACATCCATAATACTCAACCAGCAGGTGCCTGCCAAGGGTGGTCATCTTTTTCATCTTCCCCTCCTTATTCCGGTGTTTCATTTGAGATCTAGAGCATACTCACGAGAAACACCGCATTCCTCCTTTCTAACCGGCGTATTTATATATCCAAGAAGCAAAGCATATCGCTCATATTATCGCTGAGTGTAGCGGAGATTTTTAAAGATAGTACGGGCGAAAAATCTTTCGCCCCTACTCAAGGGAAATAAGAGCGAAGTTAAAAGGAGACAGAAAACAGGAAGCAGGAGGCAGGGGAAAATCTATATTCCCGTCTCCCGTTTCCTGCCTCCTGTCTCCTACCTCATGTGGTAAACCTCCTTAACGGAGTGTATTCTGCCCTTCGGGCATGTCCAACAGGCTTAGGCCAGCGAATAGCGAGTGGCGAGTAGCGAATGAGGAAAAACCGCCACTCGCAACTCGCAGCCTCTACCTGCTACCACCATCGCAAGCCCACGACTTTAGTCGTGGGTGGTTGACATACGTTGGCTTACGGATGAATATGATATCACCTCAAACCCACTTTGTCAACCGAGTTAATACCCCCGAAAAAGCTGATTCAACACCCTCAGCGAACCCTTGCCAATTAAAGGATATTCTGATACAATAACCCTGAAAATTTTCCGGATGGGAGGATAGCCCTTGCTGGAAGAGAGGCTACGAAAGCTTGAGGAGCTTCGCAGCTTAGGGGTGGACCCTTACCCCTATAGATATCAGGTTGACACCCAAATACGGGATATCTTCGAGAGATTCGGTGAGGTTCAGGAGATACCTGAGAATGAGCATTTCGTCTCGATCGCCGGCAGAATCATCACGAAAAGGGACATGGGGCGCGGCGGATTCGCTCATATACAAGATTCAACCGGCAGGATACAGATATACGCCAGACAGGATGTCCTGGGAAAGGGGAAATACAAGATCTATAAAAAGCTGGATGTAGGCGATATAATCGGCATCTACGGGTATGTCTTTAGGACGAGAACCGGCGAGCTGACGGTGCTAGTCCAGGATTTCCAGCTCCTGACCAAATCCCTCAGACCGCTCCCC
This Candidatus Poribacteria bacterium DNA region includes the following protein-coding sequences:
- a CDS encoding S-adenosylmethionine decarboxylase proenzyme, whose translation is MTTLGRHLLVEYYGCDRTILNDLDLIRRYMLEAARRTGATILKDVFHAFSPHGVSGVVVIAESHLAIHTWPEYGYAAVDLFTCGNDVDPWKAFEYLKERLRAQKYLPMEIKRGILELERMPIYQEQIYGTVGV